The Magnetococcus marinus MC-1 genome contains the following window.
TAATCCCCCCGCTCCAGCAGACTGGCCCGAATGGGCTCAAACAGACCGGGTTGACCTGGGCAAAAGGTGTCGCTGGAGATCATCTGCAACACGCCGCGCAGCTCTTCATCCCGCTCCACATACCAGCGGGGATTATACAGACCACCCTCTCGCCACTGCTCAACCTCTTCACTGGTCAAACCAAAGATAAAGATATTCTCGGCACCCACCTCCTCCATAATCTCTACATTGGCGCCATCGAGGGTACCAATGGTCAGGGCACCATTGAGGGCAAACTTCATATTACCCGTGCCGGAAGCCTCCATGCCTGCGGTGGAGATCTGCTCCGACAGGTCTGCGCCGGGGATCACCTTCTCGGCCTGCGAGATGCAATAGTTGGGCAAAAAGGCCATGCTTAACTTACCCTGGCAGATGGGATTGTTATTAATCTGCTCCGCCACCGCATTGGCCAATTTGATGATATTTTTCGCCAAATGGTAGGCTGGGGCCGCCTTGCCCGCGAGGATAATGGTGCGGGGCACCATATCCAACTGGGGATTGATCAACAAGCGCCGGTATAGGGCAATACCGTGCATAATGGTGAGCAGTTGCCGCTTATACTCATGGATGCGTTTTACCTGCACATCAAACAGCGCATCGGGATTGGGGCTAAACTTTAACTTACGCTGGATATACGCGCTTAACTGCTGCTTTTTGATGCGCTTAACCGCGATCCACTGCTGCTGAAATGCGGCATCATCGGCAAGGGGAATCAACCTTTTCAGTTGGTCCAGATCTGCAATCCACGCGTCCCCAATGGCTTGGCTGATCAGTTGCGAAAGCTCGGGGTTGGCCTGCCGCAACCAGCGGCGTGGGGTAATGCCGTTGGTAACGTTGGTCAAACGGTCGGGATAGATGGTGTTAAAGTCCCTAAACAGGCTCTCACGAATAATGCGCGAGTGCAGCTCTGCCACACCATTGACCGCATGGCTACCAATAATCGCCAGATGGGCCATGCGCACCAGACGGGTTGGCCCCTCTTTGATGATGGAGAGCTTGTTCTGCAAATCAGGACGGTGGGGGAAATCCTGGCGTAGCATCTCTAAAAAGCGATGGTTGATCTCGTAAATGATCTCCAGATGACGCGGCAACAAGCGCCCCAACAGCTCCACCGGCCAAGTTTCCAACGCTTCGGGCAAGACGGTGTGGTTGGTATAGGCAAAGGTTTTGACCGCAATCTCCCAGGCCTGATCCCACCCCACCATCTCCTCATCCAACAGACGTCGCATAAACTCCGCTACGGCAATGGAGGGGTGGGTATCGTTTAGTTGAATCGCCACCTGATCGGGTAATTTTTGAAACTCCTGACCATGTTTTTTCTTAAACCGACGGAAG
Protein-coding sequences here:
- a CDS encoding glycogen/starch/alpha-glucan phosphorylase; this translates as MEVSDQSSRPEHDFKCQGTLLQAIHRHVVTTLGNDVFPPRKETYYKGLAYAVRDRLMERWVMAQRDFYDQKAKRVYYLSMEYLPGRFLMNYITNLELEQEVEAAIKDMPFTLQALEEEEWDAGLGNGGLGRLASCFMDSMATLKIPGYGYGLRYDYGIFFQKIVNGYQVEKSDNWIRNGFPWEIKRTGFLYDVNFYGRSQAYIDSVGETRYRWVDTQQVHAMACDIMIPGYGTKHVNNMRLWESVSDEAFSLTHFNDGDYTGAMQAKVREESITKVLYPSDEKAEGRELRLKQQYFMVAATLHDIFRRFKKKHGQEFQKLPDQVAIQLNDTHPSIAVAEFMRRLLDEEMVGWDQAWEIAVKTFAYTNHTVLPEALETWPVELLGRLLPRHLEIIYEINHRFLEMLRQDFPHRPDLQNKLSIIKEGPTRLVRMAHLAIIGSHAVNGVAELHSRIIRESLFRDFNTIYPDRLTNVTNGITPRRWLRQANPELSQLISQAIGDAWIADLDQLKRLIPLADDAAFQQQWIAVKRIKKQQLSAYIQRKLKFSPNPDALFDVQVKRIHEYKRQLLTIMHGIALYRRLLINPQLDMVPRTIILAGKAAPAYHLAKNIIKLANAVAEQINNNPICQGKLSMAFLPNYCISQAEKVIPGADLSEQISTAGMEASGTGNMKFALNGALTIGTLDGANVEIMEEVGAENIFIFGLTSEEVEQWREGGLYNPRWYVERDEELRGVLQMISSDTFCPGQPGLFEPIRASLLERGDYYMVIADFRAYLDRQQEVAETYRNTGEWARRSILNTANMGKFSSDRAIREYARNIWDVEPLR